The sequence CTGAAGATATTTTTGATCAAATTGCCAAAGAGGGGTACTTCTCCCTTCTAGTGCCCAAAGAGTATGGCGGCGAGGGCAAAGGCCTTAGCGAACACACACAGGTCTGCATGGCCTTTGCCGAGGGGTCTGCCACAGTCGCACTCTGCTATATGATGCACAATGTAGCCCTCAATTGCATCAATCAGCATGGAGATGAAGCGCTCAAGCGAAAAATCTTTACCGAAGTGGTCGAGAATCAAAAAATGCTCGCGCTTGCCTATAGTGAAATCGGCACAGGCACTCACTTCTACAAGCCCGAAATCACGGCTCAATATAGCGATTCAGGTGTGGTCTTGAATGGAATCAAGAGCATGGTCACCTCCGCAGGCTACGCCTCCTACTATCTCGTGCTCTCCCCCGCCAAAGACCCTGAGAATATCAACAATTGGGTTGTCCCCCTAGAGAATCAAGGGCTTAGCTTTGCACTCTCTAAATGGAATGGTCTTGGCATGAGAGCCAATGTCTCTTGCCCTATGGAGATGAAAGATCTCTTCTTGGAAAACCTCTACAAAATCGGGGAAGAGGGTTCTGGAGCAACTCAGGTCTTCGCCACGGTCGCCCCTTTCTTCCTTGCGGGACTCGCCTCAGTCTATAGCGGACTTGGCACGCAGATATTCCAAGAGGCTATCCAGCACGCCACGACACGAAAATACGCCGAAGATTCCTCCCTCGCCCATATCGAAACCGTGCAGATTCACCTCTCCAATCTCTACACCAAAAGCTCCTCCGCTAGAGCCATGACCGCTGAAGCGGCAAGAAGCTACGACCACCAAGAGCCAGACGCCGCCGCCAAAATCATTGCCGCAAGAATCTTCGCCTCTGAAAGCGTGATCGAAAACGCCACGACCGCAATGAGAATCGGTGGAGGTAAAAGCTACAATAAGCAAACCCCCCTAGAGAGATTGCTTCGAGATTCCTTCGCAGGGCAGATCATGGCTCCAAGCGTGGATGTGCTGAAAGTTTGGCTTGGCAAAGCGTTGAGTGGCCAACCTATCCCTTAAATAGAATCAAACCTAAAGGCCAAATTCATGAGTCAAAACGCTATCACTATCGGCGCGGTCATCTACGACCCTAAAGTCACTGTCATCTGGGGAATCATCGCAGACTTTTTCAAAGAAAACGCCCTAGAGGTGGAGCCTCTATTTTTCAAAGATTATCAAGCCCAAGTCGATGCCCTCCTCAAAGGCGAGATCGATATCGCATGGAATTCGCCCCTAGCATGGGTGGATGCGGATATTCGCTCTCACCATCGATGCCTCAAAAGTGCGATGCGAGACAC comes from Wolinella succinogenes DSM 1740 and encodes:
- a CDS encoding acyl-CoA dehydrogenase family protein — translated: MHFYDKAKQFSLKEISPKAERIDQEAIFPEDIFDQIAKEGYFSLLVPKEYGGEGKGLSEHTQVCMAFAEGSATVALCYMMHNVALNCINQHGDEALKRKIFTEVVENQKMLALAYSEIGTGTHFYKPEITAQYSDSGVVLNGIKSMVTSAGYASYYLVLSPAKDPENINNWVVPLENQGLSFALSKWNGLGMRANVSCPMEMKDLFLENLYKIGEEGSGATQVFATVAPFFLAGLASVYSGLGTQIFQEAIQHATTRKYAEDSSLAHIETVQIHLSNLYTKSSSARAMTAEAARSYDHQEPDAAAKIIAARIFASESVIENATTAMRIGGGKSYNKQTPLERLLRDSFAGQIMAPSVDVLKVWLGKALSGQPIP